From Meiothermus sp. CFH 77666, one genomic window encodes:
- a CDS encoding ABC transporter permease, with protein MLRRQPLTNLFWLLLSLGVALPLWVLAWRGLGDLAILPRVLDLAGVSLLLALVGSLLSLGVGGGLAWLAFRARLHPGWDTLLLPAYLVPPFVGALGFLYALQLVNVQPYGVGGILLAWTAHYAPVAYLLLRPALESKLAPLLVASEVHGVTGWKRVRALVPPLFPALVAAFGALYLTLLGNFGVPAVLGLPAQVYTLPTLAYARLFSPASPDPLGEAAAIGLLLGLLAVPALLLGSQPTGEPSPRLLRPRLGLAAKTAFVLFALIAVVFPLVGLVRRALFNTFTGAFQPAFGAAWELPLVRQGLLNSLLLALLATGLLLLLGLLLAPQRGALKRLRQVLDMHYLLPGTLLAIGLILLLAPTPVYATPWILLLAYLLNFAALMLRSIEAGLESGIERLVGVGKLFGLRHGWAWWKIGFPLLGPYLAAGVFLVLPLCLAELTLSAMLYAPGSETLGVAVLSALNGGLFREAAAIGLMLMALSLLLLWVPRRGVVS; from the coding sequence ATGCTCCGGCGACAACCCCTAACCAATCTGTTCTGGCTACTCCTCTCGCTGGGGGTAGCCCTACCGCTTTGGGTACTGGCCTGGCGGGGGCTGGGCGACCTTGCCATTCTGCCCAGGGTGCTCGACCTGGCGGGGGTTTCGCTACTCCTGGCGCTGGTGGGCAGTCTCCTGAGCCTGGGGGTGGGGGGTGGGCTGGCCTGGCTGGCCTTCCGGGCGCGGCTGCACCCAGGGTGGGATACGCTGCTGCTGCCGGCCTACCTGGTGCCGCCCTTTGTGGGAGCACTCGGGTTTTTGTATGCCCTGCAACTGGTGAACGTGCAGCCTTATGGGGTAGGCGGCATCCTGCTGGCCTGGACGGCCCATTACGCCCCGGTGGCCTACCTGCTGCTACGCCCCGCCCTGGAATCCAAGCTGGCCCCGCTGCTGGTAGCCAGCGAGGTGCATGGCGTAACGGGCTGGAAACGTGTGCGGGCGTTGGTGCCCCCGCTGTTTCCGGCGCTCGTAGCGGCCTTTGGGGCACTCTACCTGACCCTGCTGGGCAACTTCGGGGTTCCGGCGGTGCTGGGGCTGCCTGCCCAGGTCTATACGCTGCCCACCCTGGCCTATGCCCGGCTCTTCTCCCCCGCCAGCCCCGACCCCCTGGGCGAGGCAGCAGCCATTGGGCTGTTGTTGGGGTTGCTGGCAGTTCCGGCCCTGCTGCTTGGGAGTCAACCGACCGGCGAACCCTCTCCCCGGCTGCTGCGACCCAGGCTGGGGCTCGCAGCCAAAACCGCTTTCGTCCTGTTTGCGCTGATAGCGGTGGTGTTTCCACTGGTGGGCCTGGTGCGCCGGGCCCTCTTCAACACCTTTACCGGCGCCTTTCAGCCCGCTTTTGGGGCGGCCTGGGAGCTGCCGCTGGTACGGCAGGGGCTCCTCAACTCGTTGCTGCTGGCCCTGTTGGCCACGGGTTTGCTCCTGCTGCTGGGGCTGCTGCTGGCCCCCCAGCGCGGGGCTCTGAAGCGGCTACGGCAGGTGCTGGATATGCACTACCTGTTGCCGGGAACCCTGCTGGCCATTGGCCTGATTCTGCTGCTGGCCCCCACCCCGGTCTATGCCACTCCCTGGATTTTGCTGCTCGCGTACCTGCTCAACTTTGCCGCACTGATGCTGCGCTCGATAGAGGCCGGACTGGAAAGCGGCATCGAGCGGCTGGTGGGGGTGGGCAAGCTGTTTGGCCTGCGGCACGGGTGGGCCTGGTGGAAGATTGGCTTTCCCCTGCTAGGGCCCTACCTGGCCGCCGGGGTGTTTTTGGTGCTGCCACTGTGCCTGGCCGAGCTGACCCTGTCGGCCATGCTGTACGCACCGGGGAGTGAGACCCTGGGGGTGGCGGTGCTGTCGGCGCTGAACGGCGGGCTTTTCCGCGAAGCCGCCGCCATCGGGCTGATGCTGATGGCCCTGTCGCTGTTGCTGCTGTGGGTACCGCGCCGGGGCGTGGTGAGCTAG